From one Brachypodium distachyon strain Bd21 chromosome 4, Brachypodium_distachyon_v3.0, whole genome shotgun sequence genomic stretch:
- the LOC100841469 gene encoding uncharacterized protein LOC100841469, with translation MAGNKFNCDFFFVHKRGSPEVYGFEAVENSGQISALGIAQREAALVQKSRPSAPAQNRLRIPIEIGHHHGRRRPPLGSLRRPHRRILHFAPSKAAASTSALLRRFRSLWRASAAVNLEIRVPDRLLDLPRNDRIARILSLRDGFASGARSALDAAADEEGEDPVTRLTFNLDADSSILANDFLYRDGAGRWSLQEIDVVGGLLSRPAARRVEELRVAVTHYGIAARLVEEPGSSSDIGLCSLGLGALPSETLRVLDLTNCELIRMPMPMPAGGVAFPRLASLRLLHCVVPLGHLQELVDAAPGLAVVHLEFVLLAAETQRKNGEGQEEEEVLRLRCPAATAPVLDQCGWTLRGSGVAVAVEIDAPRLRRFRYRDSCGGSRFARRRRTWHGPTCASPLKAHASIIGAAMIHSGLGTACSSGNSFPTWSASRSSSWRCTASRTSPSTSHRRPPSACARH, from the exons ATGGCAGGGAACAAG TTTaactgtgatttttttttcgtaCATAAACGAGGAAGCCCAGAAGTATATGGCTTTGAGGCGGTTGAGAATTCTGGCCAGATCTCTGCTCTCGGCATAGCCCAGAGGGAAGCGGCCCTCGTTCAGAAATCAAGGCCCAGTGCCCCAGCCCAAAATCGACTCAGAATCCCCATCGAGATCGGTCACcaccatggccggcggcggccgcctctcGGATCTCTCCGACGACCTCATCGGCGCATCCTCCACTTCGCCCCTTCAAAGGCGGCCGCGTCCACGAGCGCGCTCTTGCGGCGGTTCCGCTCGCTCtggcgcgcctccgccgccgtcaacCTCGAGATCCGCGTCCCCGACCGTCTCCTCGACCTCCCCAGGAACGACCGAATAGCCCGCATCCTCTCCCTGCGGGACGGCTTCGCGTCCGGCGCCAGGTCGgcgctcgacgccgccgccgacgaagaaggagaagacccGGTCACGAGGCTCACCTTCAACCTGGACGCCGACAGCAGCATCCTGGCCAACGACTTCCTGTACCGCGACGGCGCGGGCCGCTGGTCGTTGCAGGAGATCGACGTGGTCGGCGGTCTGCTCTCCCGCCCCGCGGCACGCCGGGTCGAGGAGCTCCGTGTCGCCGTCACGCACTACGGCATCGCGGCGCGCCTGGTCGAGGAGCCCGGTTCCTCGTCCGACATCGGGCTCTGCAGTCTCGGCCTCGGCGCGCTCCCGTCCGAGACGCTGCGCGTGCTGGACCTTACCAACTGCGAGCTGATCcggatgccgatgccgatgccggccggcggcgtcgcgTTCCCGCGGCTGGCGTCGCTGCGGCTGCTCCACTGCGTCGTGCCGCTGGGGCACCTCCAGGAGCTCGTCGACGCCGCGCCGGGCCTCGCCGTGGTTCACCTCGAGTTCGTCCTTCTCGCGGCAGAAACACAAAGGAAGAATGGTGaggggcaggaggaggaagaggtgcTCCGCCTGCGCTGcccggcggccacggcgcctGTGCTTGACCAGTGCGGCTGGACGCTCCGCGGCTCCGGCGTTGCTGTCGCCGTGGAGATCGACGCGCCCAGGCTGCGGCGGTTCAGGTACAGGGACTCTTGCGGCGGCTCTCGCtttgcccgccgccgccggacctGGCACGGGCCGACCTGCGCTTCACCTCTGAAAGCCCATGCTTCCATCATAGGCGCAGCGATGATCCACTCCGGGCTCGGAACCGCATGTTCTTCTGGCAATTCCTTTCCGACATGGTCAGCGTCAAGGAGCTCAAGCTGGCGGTGTACCGCCTCGAGGACATCGCCGTCAACCTCCCACCGGAGACCACCGAGTGCATGCGCCCGGCATTAA